AGCTGCGCGAGATGGTGGCGAAAATCCGCCGCCTCAACCCGAAGCCGGGTGCCGGCTTCGGCGAGGGGCCGGTGCCGCTAGTCGTGCCCGACGTGTTCGTGCGCGCCGCCCCGGACGGCAGCTGGCGGGTCGAGTTGAACAGCGAGACCCTGCCGAGGGTGCTCGTCAACAACCATTACTACGCCGAGGTCAGCCGCCACGGCACGCGCGACCAGGATCGCGAGTATCTTTCCGAGTGCCTCGCCAATGCCAATTGGCTGGTCAAGAGCCTCGAGCAGCGGGCCCGCACCATTCTGAAGGTCGCGCGGGAAATCGTGCGGCAGCAGGATCCGTTTCTGGTCCAAGGCGTGCAGTTCCTGCGCCCGCTGAATCTGCGCAAGGTGGCGGACGCCATCGAGATGCACGAATCCACCGTCAGTCGCGTCACCGCCAATAAATACATGGCGACCCCGCGCGGCACCTTCGAGATGAAATACTTCTTCACCACCGCCATCGCATCGGTCGAAGGGGGCGAATCATACTCCGCCGAAGCGGTGCGCCACCGCATTCGCGAGCTTGTGGAAAACGAGACGCCGGCGAATGTCCTGTCCGATGACAGGATCGTGGAGCTGCTGCGCGATTCAGGTATAGACATTGCACGCAGAACCGTTGCCAAATACCGGGAAGCATTGGGAATATTATCTTCGGTTCAGCGCCGTCGGGAGAAGCTTGAAAGCCGATGATCTCTGGGCCAAATACTCGGGCGATTAACATGCCTGCGCCTGGGCTGCGGGGTCTGCGTCGGTCCGAAAACATGAAGTTGGGCGAGCTCTGCACAAAACGTATGCTGATTTTTTAAAAAATGATTGGGAGGATCGTTGACTTGCGGCGCTCGCACGACTAGGTAGGGGCACCCGTTCGAGAGCACCCTGCTCCGACGATGTCGTTGGGCATGTCGTACAAATTATGGTAAGCAGGTTGTTAACGAGGGTGACCGCGGCGAACATCGGGGCTACGGCCTGAGCGTGACCCGCGGCTGAGCAGAAGGCATGGGCGGCACTTCTGAGATGACGATCCAGTTTCGGCACATCACATGAAGCGAATGGGCCCCTTTCCGGGCCGTATCGGGCTTGCTGAGACACGCGGGGCACGTCGCCTGTCCGCGTGTGAGGCGCTATGCCCAAACGAGAGCATTTTCGAGCGAAATGGATACCGGTTCGCGTGAGAAAATGCGGCTAGGCAGGGACTTGGAGCGGCTTCGCGATTCGAAGAAAAGCGAAAACGCTCTAAGGCGAGTGCAGTGAAAGTCTACAGGATCGATGCGTCTGAGGCTGGTGGGTCGCGCCCAAGGAGACATTACACGATGCAGCTGTCCGATATCCTCTCCGCAGATGGAATCGTGCCGTCACTGAAGGTTGGCAGCAAGAAGCAGGCCTTGCAGGAGCTTGCGGCGATTGCCGCGCGGCAGACGGGCCTCGACGCGCGGGAGATATTCGAAACGCTTCTGCAGCGGGAGCGGCTGGGCTCGACCGGCCTCGGCCAGGGTATTGCCATTCCTCATGGCAAGCTGCCGGGCCTGACGAGGTTGCGCACCGTCTTTGCGCGCCTTGCCCAGCCCATCGATTTCGATTCGGTGGACGATCAGCCTGTCGACCTGATCTTCCTGCTGCTCGCGCCGGAGAGTGCTGGTGCCGATCACCTGAAGGCGCTTGCCCGCATCTCCCGCCTGCTGCGAGACCAGACCATTGTTGCGAAGCTGCGCGGCTCGGACAGCGCCGCCGCGCTCTATTCAATTCTCACCGAACCGGCAGCATCGGCCTCGCACGCCGCTTGAAGGTAAATTCGAACCGACCTCTGCGATAGAGCGGAACGGATTCCTCTAGCGGTCAGAACCGGGGCATGACGATGGAGTTTCAATCCAGCCACCTCCGTCATTGCCGGGCTTGACGCGGCAACCCAGGAGCGGCCCGGCCAGGGGGAACGTTCGCGCCGCGGGGGGACCCTGGATGCTTGGCTCGGCGCCTAGGCGCACCCGGGCGTGACGTAAGGTGTTGACTGATAAGCAAATCGTCATCACCGGGCTTGACCCGGTGATCCAGGGGCCGCAGGGGGCGTTGGTGCCGTGTTGCCTGCATGCCCCGGTGAGCCGGGGCATGACGATTGTGCGGGGACTTCAAGGGCTTGGCGCGGCAATCCAGGGGCTGCAAGGGGATGTTCGTGCCGTGGGGCCCCTGGATGCCCGGCTCGGCGCCTAGAGACTTAAAGCAGCAGTCATGCCCGCCGATCAGTTGACGCTCACGGTCTGCAGATCGTTCTCGAAGGCGTTCGCCAGGGCTGCCTCGCGGCTGCCGGCAATGGCCATGGGCGTTCCGTCCGCCGCGTACAGCGCAAACAGGCGCGCATTGGCAGGAAGATAGGGGATCGGTCCGATCAGCTCGGCCGCAACGGTACTGTCAATCTCGCGAACATAACCGATCTTGCCGTCGCCCAGCAGCGCGAATTCTGCCGCGCTCATCAGAGGCTTCCGCGCAATTTCCTGTTTGTTCATAGCGAACTCCTTTCCGGTCCATCACGATACGCAACTGCGCTATCGAAAAGGTTACTCCGCCCTCGTTGGAAAGCGGCGGTTCTGGGCTTGTACATCGTGCCTCGGGCGTGCTCCGGACTACCGGATCTCGATGGTCCGCACCGTCCTGTTCGGCGGCCGCCGGACCAAGTCGATCTCGAGCATGCCATGCTCCAGGGACGCACCCGTCACCTCCATGCCGTCGGCCAGGACGAAGGCCTTCAGAAACTGGCGCGCTGCGATCCCTCGATGCAGATAGGCCTTTGCGCGGTCGTCCTTCTGCTTTCCACGGACCAGCAGCTGGTTTTCTTCCACCTGCACCAGCAGCTCATCCCTGGAAAACCCCGCAACCGCGAGAGTGATCCGCAAATGGGAGGTGCCGTCCTCGGAACTGTCTAGACGCTCGATATTATAGGGAGGATAGCCGTCGCTGGCGGTCTTGCCCAAGCGATCGAGCAGCCGCTCCATGTCTTCGAAGCCCAGCAGAAAGGGACTCGAAAAGATCGACACTCTAGACATCCAGAAGCCCTTCAAAAGCAGCTCGTTCTCGCGCCCGCGAAAGCTCGCTGAGGCCGCAACCGTCGGCGACCCTTGAAGGCATCGCCGCCGGGTGTCGCTCATGCCCCGCACCTGCAATTGCTTGCATGTCCAAGATCATGCGCTGACATCCCCGAATATGGCGTGCACAAATAGGCCTTTCAAGTTGTAGCGATCGGGGGAAGCATCATGTCGACAGAACTGCAACTGCTGGCCTGGACCGTGGTCCTCGGCCTGGCTCAGCTTGTCCTGGCCACCATGGCGGCGCGCCGCCAGGACAGCCTGGAATGGGCCATGGGGCCCCGCGATACGCCGCAGCCGCCGCTGACCGGCATAGCCGGCCGGCTCGCGCGGGCCCAGGCGAATTTCATGGAGACTTTTCCGTTCTTTGCGGCAGCGGTGCTGATCGTCGCGGTCAGCGCCCGCTCCAACGCGCTGACCTATTGGGGCGCTCAGCTCTATTTCTGGGCGCGGCTCGTCTACCTGCCTGTCTACGCGGCGGGCATTCCTTATGTGCGTTCGGTGATCTGGGGCGTCTCGATCGCCGGCCTGGTGCTGATCCTCTACGCCGCGCTGGCAGGGTGAGGGGTCAGCCTGCCGAACCGCGCACCGGGGCGGCGCTCCCGCTTCGCCATTCCAAGGCGCAGATGAGAATGCCGCTCAGCACGATCAGGATCGCGCCGGCCACCACCGTGAGGCTCGGCACGTCGCCCCACACCAGATAGCCCAGCATGAACGCCCAGATCAGGCTGGAAAAGCCCAGCGGCGCGCTGGTCGACGCCGGCACCCGCCGGATCGCCTCGAAGATCAGGAACTGGCCCAGTCCGCTCACCAGGCCGGCGACGATGAACAGGGCGCCGGCGGAAAGGTCGGGGGTCACCCACGACCAGGGCATCGCGACGCCGCCGAGAATGATGAAGCCGAGATTGGCCACCGCCAGATTGACCGAGACGGGCTCCAGAACGCCCTTCATTCTCACGACGATGACGGCCAGGGCCCATAACACGGCCGCCGCCAGCCCCATCAGCACCGGTGCGAGGCCGACATGGATGTCCGGCCGGCAAGCAATGACCACCCCGAGGAAACCAAGCCCTATGGCCAGCCATTTGCGGGTGGAGACCGCTTCCCCGAGCAGCGGCACCGCCAGCACGGCCACCAGAATGGGCGAGGCGAAATAGATGGTGGTCAGCTCGCCAAGCCCCAGGAAGCGCGCGGCCGAATAGTAGAACGACCAGGCGCCGATCAGCAGCAGGGCACGCAGCACCAGGAAACCGCGCATCGGCGAACGAAGGCTGCGCGCAACCAGCCCAGGCCCCTGCCAGGCCAGCAGCAGCACCATGATCACCGCGCTGCGGAAGAACATGATCTGCCAGATCGAGTAGTCCGCCACCAGCCACTTCACCAGGGCATCGTGCATGGGAAACATCAGATAGGCGGCAAGCGCGGTCAGCACCCCCCGAAGGCCGGCCTTGGACTGCATGATCCGCTCGCCCCCTTGACCCGGTCGCCCGTCTGGACAAATGCAACGGGGACGGCTGCGGCCCCGAGCAACGTGAGCCTGCCTCACGAAGAACAGCTTTCCTTCATAGGCTGTTGCCGGATCATTGTCCTCTGACGACAATGCGTCATAACGCCTGCGCAGCCTAGAATGGCGGAATTCTGCGGTTTTAGGTGATTTAGTCTTGTTGACATTTGTAGACAAATACTGACAACGAGTGAGGTTTACACGCCAACTCTCGAACCTACGTGACGCTCTTGAACTGGATATGTTCTGGGCTCGCGTGCCCGTAAGTGACGTCGATCGTTTCGGATCGATCGCCGAGCAATTTCGCCACCATGAAGAGCGATTCGCCTTGGTGCAATAGATTGGTTGCGCGGCTGTGCCGCAGGATGTGGGGGTTCGATCTGCCGTGCAGACCCAGGGCCTCGCAAGCGCGCTTGAAGGGGCCGTACACATTGCAGGGCTGCTCGAACAGATAATCGCCCGGGGTGTCCTTCATCCGCCGGTCGATGATATCGGCGATCTCCGGGAAGATCGGAACGACCGGCTTACGCTTGTTCGTCTTCTTACGGCCGTAGGGCTGCAAATTGATTCGGCCGAGCACCCGATCGATCTGGCTCTTCTTGAGCTGCGAGACGCTCTCCTTCCGGGCGCCGGTGTAGTAGGCGATCATGATCCAATCGTGGAGCCAGCCCGAGGTGGACAGGAGCAGCATCTGGACCTCGTCCTCGGTGAGGAAAGGGCGCTCGGCGGTGTCGACTTCTGGGAGCTCGATCTTTGGGATCTCGAGCTGGGTGATCCGCTTCCACTCACAGGCGTGCCGGGCCGCGGATATGAGCGTGGTGAGCTCGTACCGGACCGTCGAGAGCTTCGTCACTTTGCGAGGGATCAGCCGGCCGCTTCCGGACGTCTCGCCGTTCAGTCGGGCTTGCACGTAGCGCCGGGATAGGAGGATATCGACTTGAGCAAGAGGCGTGGTCTTGAAGAATTCCTTGAGGTGCCGGATCGCAACTTCCCTCCGCTCGGAGGCGACGCACTTCACCCGGACGTGCTCCTTCAGGTAGTCGTCCAGGGCCTCCGAGACGGTCAGCCCAGAAGGAGATCCCGTAACAGGTTCGCCGACGAGGAACTCCGCGTATTTGCGCCGCGCTTCCGCCGCGTCTTTCGTCCCGAGGGTCTTGCGCTCCGTGCGCTGGGCCTTCTCGTCGTACCAGAAGACGTAGTAGGTGTCGCCTCGCTTGTTGACCCACGGAAGGTCGCTCGTTGCCTCCGGCATGTGAACTCCCCCACCTGTTTGACCGAGAATCGTGCGTGACCGCCCAGCGTGTAGAACGCCGGCTCGAGCAGTCGCATATGGATGTATCGTTGGATCGTTCGGCGGCTTAAGCCGCACTTTTTGGCGAACTCGCCTATTGTGAGATAGTGGCTAGTTGTGCGGGCGGCGTCGTCCTGCCGAGGTTTTCGCTGAACCGTCATCCGCCCGCTCGTCCTTCTCAAGCTCTTCCGTGATGATGTGTATGACCTTCAACGCGGCCGAGAGGCTCACCTCTTGGCGGATGTTGAGCGTCGCCTTGCCGCCGCCCTTGTCGACGAACTCCAGCCTGGGCTCGACGCCCAGCATGCTTTGAACCTCTCCCGGCACCTCGAGATAGCCCGGGTACAGCTGATCGATGTCCTGGTTGAGCACCTTCGCGATCCCGGCCATCATGTTATGGCTCGGGCGGTGCTTGCCCAGGAAGTAGCCGTTCACCGAACGCCGATCGATCTCGCGCCCCATCTGGAGGGACAGCCGCCGGGCAAACTCCGCCTGGGTCCATCCCTTCGCCGCAACCTTCTCGGTGAGCCGGTGTGCGAAGGCCCGGAGCGCACGGTTCTCTTGCAGTTGGCGGCTTTCGCTAGCGCGCTCATTCGGGGTAGCGGGCGGGCCGCTGGCAGGCTCCTTCTGGGTCGCGATATCCGATTTCTTCGACATCAACATTGTCCTCCGTCGTCCGGAGCGTCAAGCTCCAATTCGCGACAAAATAGGACATTTGTCGGGTTTGTCAACATCACCGTGTGTGATGTTTACGAAAAGTCGCTTTTTATACAGTTGCTTAAAGGTTCCGAATCCGGCAAGCGGGTGTCGAAAATGTCGCACCTGACGCGCCTGCCAGCGTCGCGCTCAATCGACATGAGCGTGCCAAATCAGGTCCGGAAACTCGACCAAAAGCGCGAATCGAAGGGAGTTATACACGAATTTGTGAGGAAACTGTGTCAAAATGAAACTCTAGGTGCGGGCGCAAACTGTATGCCGGAAAACTTCGCCCTTGTCTCGGTGGTGTGTGATCGCGACCATGGAGCGGCCCGATGCGTATCCGGAAGCCCGGTGCCAGGCGTCCTTCGCGGACAGACTCTGAAAGGTTTCCCAGACCACGCCGTGCTTCTCCCCGCCGCCTTTGCTCTTGTGGTGGACGTGCCCGAAATAGGCGTAGCGGTAGACGCTCTCGCCCCAGTCCTTCGGCATGAACGAGGCCATCACTCCGGGCATCTCATCCGGCTTGACCATGTCGCCGTGGGTCGCGCCGATGAACACTTTGCCGAAGCGCCACCAGAAAAACTTTGACGGGTCGCGATCGACGTGAACGCGTTCGTTGTTGTGGAAGAACGCCGCGAGCGCGACCGAGAGGGTGAGCGCGGTGTGCGGGTCGTGGTTCCCTGGCAGGCACCGCACGATCACCTTCGCGTGCTTCTGGAGCGCGAGTTCGATGCATTCGATCATGAGCTCGACGCCGACCTGGAGCACCTTAGCGTAGCGGGTGTCGACGTCCAGCGCGTTGCCACTCCGGGCCGTCCGGTTCTCGTTCGTGTCGCTGTGGAAGAAGTCGCCCAGGTTCAAGACGAGCGCGGTCTCTGATGCCGGGGTATGGGCCACAAGATCGGACATCGCGTTCTTGAGCGCGCGCTCGCCGATCTCCAGGTCGTAATCCTCGCCAGCCTCCTCGGCCCAGGCGTAGAGGCCCAGGTGGTGGTCGGCGATGTTGTAGACGGTTGCGAGGTCGGCGTTCACGTGCTGGGGCGCCGGCGGCAGCGCGGCGTGGCCGCGGTAGCGCTCGAACGCCCCCTCGATCGCCTCGAGGAACTGCTGCGCGCTCTGGTCGGTGCTCGTCTTGACCCATTGCATCAGAACGTCGCCGTTGGGCCCGTAGAGCGTCGATAGCCCCTTGATCTTCTGGCCGATCGGCACCGGCTCCGGCACGGAGCCGTCGAGGCCGCGCTGCGCCGCACGCAGCAGGCGGTTGTTCATCGCGTTCCAGGAGATCCCCAGGGCCTCCGCAGCGGCGCGCAGGGTAGGGTGCTGATTACGAACCTGGACGGCTTCGATCAGCAGCTCATCAGGCAGCGGGGGTGTGCTCATTTTTTCCTAGATGTGATCGTGCCGACCATCTTTTCGAGGCTTCTGCCGGCGATGTAGCCCCCCAGGCAAAGCGCCACGAGATCGACGATATCTTTGAGGAGCGGATCTCCAACCCTGACCGGCGGCATGCCCAGCCAGTCGACCGCTACCGGGGTGATCACGCCATAGAAGAGAGGGACGAAGGCGAGTGAGCAGCCCACCATTGGCCGCCAGTTCCGTTGCAGCCAGCTCTCGCCCTTCGCCTCGGCGATGATCACATCGCCTTGTGTCTTGGCGACCTCAGCGAAGGTCGAGAGCAGCGCCTTGCGGATCTCTGCGTCGAGCTCGGCCTCGGTGATCTTCCGGTCTTGAAACTTCAGGATGACGTCCTTGACCGGCTGGATAAGCTGGCCGAGCAGGTCCCCTGTCAGCCAGCCCAGGATCGTGCTAATGCCGATCATCAATCAGCCTCCGAATTTCGCTTTGATTTCACGGCGGAAGTAGATGGCCAGGACGAGCGCTACGATCGCCGTGATCCCGAACGCCCCTAGCGCGTAGGGGTTGTTGATGGCACCGAAGAGTCCCGCCCCGAACGAGGCCAGCGCCCCAGCGATGGCGCTCCACAGCGTCTTGTCCTTCGCGAGATTCTGGCCGTCCGGCTTGGCTTGATCGGGCTTCACGTCTGGCGGCAGAATCTTGGATTCAGCAGCCTCGAGCGCGTCGAGAAAATTCTTGTGGTAGCCGGCGATCAACTTCGCCTTGTCGGTGCCGTTGACGATGCGCCGGGCGCCCACTGGATCGTCCTTAGCGTGGCTGAAGTACTCGATCAGCTTCTTGCCTGTGAACAGCCCCTGCGCCATGCCCTCGAACATGATCCGGACGGAGATTTCCGGTTTGAGCGCCGCATCGGGGTTGGCGATCAGATCGGCGCCAACCACGCGCGAGAGTTTGCGGTAATTGGCGCGGCCTGTGATCTGGATGAGCCCGCGCCCGCGGAAGCGGTAGCCGTCCCCTTGGACAGTATTGCCGAGGTTTTGACCGATCGTGGTGCCGGGCTCATACTTGTTGAAGTATGCGCGCTGGCCGCGCTCATAGATCGGCTGCATCGTGCCGGCCGTTTCGTGAAACGCCTGGGCTAACATGTTGGCCAGCCAACGAACATCTTGGGCTTTCGGCCAATCTTCCCAGTGGTCCAGGATCGTGTTGAGGCCGTCAACCTGCTGCTGTGTCAGCCGGCCGCCGAAGGGCGCTCGCCGAGCGTAGGCGAAGAAAGCTTCTCGATTGATCGACATCTTACCTCGCTAGGAGAGCGCAAACGGTGGAGCCCGGGACAATGACGCCGAACCCCGGCTGTGGCCGGAACATGCCAACCACAATCCCAATGACATGCTGCGCACTGTCGAAGACCGGGCCGCCGCTGGAGCCCGGGGCGATGCTCAGATCCATGAGCACGCCCTCTTTCCACGGGCCAATGGTCCGCACAGGCGCCGAAACTCGGCCCCAGGTCGAAATGAAATCCTGGCCCAGTGGGCTGCCCTTGGCCGTGAACGATTCACCAACGGCGGGCGTGCGGCAGCTTAGATCGGAGGCCGCGACGCTCTCGGGCGCTTCGACCCGGACGAGCGCGACGTCGTAAACTTCGCTTTGCCAGAGGACCTCGCCGTCGAGGATGCGCCCGTCATCTGTGGCCACCTTTAGCTTCCCGTCAGGGGCCAGCTTCGTGACATGGGCCGCGGTCAGGATGCGGCCGCTTCCGATATGCACCCCGGAGCCGTTGCCTGTCGGCAGGACAATCTTGACAGTGGAGCCCGCGAGGCCGCCTTTGGCGGGCGTAGCGACGAAGGAGCCGAGTCCAAGGAGCACGACAAGGACCACGACAAATGCGACACCCTGGGCAAGCGTAAGCCGTTCCGTCCTCATCTGACCTACTCCTCTGAGGTCTCTCGCGCCCCGGCGCCAACCGCCAGGAGCCTATTGAGTTTGGCGTTCCAGCTCGGCTTCTCCATCTCGGCCACCGGCCGCGTGAGGAGGTGCTGGAACAGCTCGGGGTCGAACCACATCCGGTTGACGAGCTTGCCGATCTTCGATTCTAAAGTTAGATCTCGCGTAGCCGGCAGCAGGTTCATCATCGTCTTAATTCGCTTCATGATCATGCCGGTTTTGATCGCGTCGTTCGTGTAAAACAGAATGGCCGCCTCAAAGCTGTTGGCGATTTGCCGGTTCTCTTCAGTGGGCGAACCCGCCACAGCCGTGCGGCGCAGGTTGCCGAGCGGCTCGAGCATCTTGTGGGCCCGGCGCAGCGCGTTCATCTCGGCCGGGCTGTAAACCTCGGCCAGCGCCTTCTCGTGCTGCTTGAACACCTTCTGCAGCTTGGCGATCGAGACCGGGCCGTCCGGGGCCCCGCCGGTGAGCGCCGTGTTCGTGCCAGTCACCTTGTCGGCCAGAACCTCGGACACCGCCGCCTTCCAGGCGCGCTTGGCGTCCGGGTCGCTTCCGAGGACCTTGTTGATCTCCTCGAGCTGCTTCTCGGTGCCGTAGGTATCGCCGCCGAAGATCCGCTTGGCCACGTTCCGCGGGTCGTCCTCGAGCAGCCTGGCGACGGTCGCGCTGTCACTGAAGATGTCGAGCGGCTCGCTGCCGGAGCGGAACTTGTCGAGGTAGTCCCTGAACTCCGGCGCGCCGGCGCTGATCGCTTCGTCAAGCGCCTTGCGGACCTCGATCAGCTCCTTCTGGGCAAAGCGGCCGGTGGGGTTCTCGCCCCGGCCTTCGATCACATCGTTGATCGCCTTGCGGGCCTCATAGAGCCCGGCCACGGTGTTGTCGAGCTCATCCGACCCAACCTTGTTGAGCATCCGGCGCGCTTCAGTCAGCGCGGCGCGAACCGGCGGCCGTTTGGCCGTGGCCAGCTTCTGCTCGATGAGCTGCGCGATCGGCGCTGCGTCGACGACAGCGCCGCGGGCCTCCGCCTGCTGGAGAAGCGGCAGCGCGGCGGCGTCCCGCTCACTGGCGATTTGCTTGGGCCGATCCTGGGCGAACCGGGTGGCGGCGCTTTGATCGGCGGCCGGGTCTTTGAGACCCACAACATTGGCTTGAGCGGCGTTGGCCAGCCGTTCATCCGCTTCTTGGAATCGAACGGAATCTTTGTGCCGGGCGCCACGGCCAAGCGCTATCAATCCTATGTCATCGCTGCCGATGTCGGCCGAAGGTACCGGCTCGCCGTAGGCCCGCGCGTCGTTGAGGCGCTGGCCGAAACGCTGCGCGGCGGCTTCTGGGTCTGTGGCTCGGCCCTGCACGAAGCTCGCAGCGTGATCAGCGACGCGACGGGAAACGGTGGGGTCCTCGATGCTCTGGCGCGGGACGGAGGTGTCGGTCGTGAACCCACGAGCGGCCTCCGCACCACGGCGCATCGTCCCCGGCACATCGGCCAAGGTCGATCCGCCGATGCCGCCCAGCACGGCCGCACCAACAGTGCCCAGCGGGCCGAAGGTATCGTCGAGGTCGGAACCCTCGTAAGCGCCGACGGCCGCGCCGGAGCCAAGCCCGGCGGCGGTGTCGCCGATCACCGGCCGGCTCGCGCCGCCGGCGTAGGGCGCGGCGTAGCGTTCGATCATCTGGCCAATTGCCGTCTCAGCCGGCCGGAGCCCGGAGGCCGCGCGCCTGGCGAGCCCGCCGGCCCCACCAAGGGCGCCAGTTCCGAAGCGGGACGCCTCGTAAAGGATGCGCTCGCCGAGGCCCAGCTGCTCAGGGTCGATCAAGTCGGCGCCCAATGCTTCCACGCCGCTGCCGACGGTGTTCGCGATCCAGTCGGAGCCGCCGACCGGCTCGGTGATCTGCGGGATGTCGGCCCCGAAGAGGTTCGCCCCGCTAATGCCGGCATTCATGGCGCCGGTCATGAGGTCGACCGGGAGCCCGATCAGGTCAGCCACGCCGCGGCCGACGGCCTGGGCCCCGAGCTGAAGCGGCGCGGGTTCGGGGGCGGTGGGCGTCGCCCAGCGGACTTCGGCGACGTCAGCGGCGGCCGGCGGGGCCGACTGCTGCAGGACAAACCCGGGAGGCGGTGGCGGCACAGCGCCGGCCGCGCCCGTCCCTTCGAGGACGAAGCCAGGCGGAGGCGGCGGGATTACTGAGCCGGGACCCATTGCGTACCGTCAAATTCGAGGACTTCACCCGTCTGTGGGTTCACGGCCCTGGGCCGCGCTGCTGGAGCGGCGGCTGGCGGGGGCGGTGCGCCCGCTCCAGCTGGACCGCGGCCGAGGTATTGGTCGGTGACGCGCTGATTGAGGCCCAGGATGTCCATGGCCGCGTCGAGCTTCGCGCCGAGGCTCGCCGGATTCGCGAAGATGTCACCCGGGTTACCGAGAGCCGCCTGGAAGCGCTGAATGTCCCGGTCCGTAACCGAACGGCCTTCCTGCCCGGCGAGCGCCTCGGCGCCCGAGAACACGAGCATCTGGTACGCGGTCTGGATCTTCGGAAGGTTCGGGTCGAACGTGAACAAGTTGCGGATCGTCTGCGGCGAGACACCTTGCGCGGACGCTTGCCGGGCCATCGCGCCGACGGCCTCCTGAGCGCCGTTGTAGCCCATGCCGGCCGCGAGGTTGTCCGCGAGCTGGCCCACATCCTGGGCCATTCCTTTGAGCCGGCCCGTAATGCCGACGTTCTGGGCCCCACCCTCGTTCAGCAGGTTCTTGGTGTACTCAACCAGCCCCTTGAACTTCTGGTTGGAGATGTCCTGTTTTTGCAGCGCGCTTCGGACAGGGCGCTCTAGCCCCGGAACGCCGCCCATCTCGATGGTGGTGCCGTCCGGTGCCGTAACGCTCATGCCCTTGCCGCGCTTGGCGGCCTGGGACAGCGCGAACTCGCTCGCCTGCTCCGCCGGCATTCCGACGTTCGTAGCCAGGTCATAGTACTGCTGATAGGTGGCGGACGGGTCGTTCACGTCCGCGCCAAGCACTTCCTGCTGGGCCGGGCTAAGCGCGTCCAGGTTGTCGAAATTCTGGCCCAGCAAGGTGCCCCGCTGCTCCGCTTCGGAGAGGATCGGCGCCACGCCTCCGGCGAACGCGCCGGCCCGGGGTACGAATGCGGGCTGACCGCCGACGAGCGCCTCGACAGGGGTGTTGTTGAACTGGTAGCGGTCCTCGGCCAGCCGCATGCCGAGCATGTTGCGCTGGTTGGCCATATATTCGCCGAACCCCATAGGCGACTGGCCGTAGGGCTTACCAGCACCTACCCAGGCATTCGTCACTCGGGGGTCCTTAGCTCCGAACTGATGTGCAAACTTGGTCATGACCGCCGCTGCGAGATCGGTCTGGTCTATGCCCGCGCCAAAACCCGCAGCGATTAACGAGTTAACATCGGTGTTTGGAGCCGCCAGCATCCGCATGGCGTTCTCGGTCTCGACATTCTCCCGTTGCATGCCGTACAGCTTCTCCCGCTTCAGCGCAGGCGTCAGCGTATCGCCCCACGTGGACTGCGCGATATCCGCGATGACCTGCCCGAGAGAAGGTCCTGACTGCGATGGCCCGATGACGCGCGGCACCGATCACCCCTGGAGAATGTTGCCTGACCCACCGTCCGCCGGCGGCTGCTGCGTGTCGGTCGGCGCCAACCGGCCGCCTGGCCGGGAAAGCGCAG
This genomic stretch from Rhodoligotrophos defluvii harbors:
- a CDS encoding glycoside hydrolase family 19 protein, whose amino-acid sequence is MSINREAFFAYARRAPFGGRLTQQQVDGLNTILDHWEDWPKAQDVRWLANMLAQAFHETAGTMQPIYERGQRAYFNKYEPGTTIGQNLGNTVQGDGYRFRGRGLIQITGRANYRKLSRVVGADLIANPDAALKPEISVRIMFEGMAQGLFTGKKLIEYFSHAKDDPVGARRIVNGTDKAKLIAGYHKNFLDALEAAESKILPPDVKPDQAKPDGQNLAKDKTLWSAIAGALASFGAGLFGAINNPYALGAFGITAIVALVLAIYFRREIKAKFGG
- a CDS encoding S1C family serine protease, which gives rise to MRTERLTLAQGVAFVVVLVVLLGLGSFVATPAKGGLAGSTVKIVLPTGNGSGVHIGSGRILTAAHVTKLAPDGKLKVATDDGRILDGEVLWQSEVYDVALVRVEAPESVAASDLSCRTPAVGESFTAKGSPLGQDFISTWGRVSAPVRTIGPWKEGVLMDLSIAPGSSGGPVFDSAQHVIGIVVGMFRPQPGFGVIVPGSTVCALLAR